One Pseudonocardia sediminis DNA window includes the following coding sequences:
- the guaA gene encoding glutamine-hydrolyzing GMP synthase yields METPTVLVVDYGAQYAQLIARRVREADVYSEIVPASTPVSEIVARNPAAVILSGGPASVYADDAPAVDGALFSAGIPVLGLCYGFQAMARALGGEVAHDGTREYGRTELNLTGTTGTLHGGLPAKHPVWMSHGDSVVAAPEGFTVTASSDRVAVAAFEDTDRRLAGVQYHPEVGHSPHGQEVLRRFLHDVAGIAPSWTTASIIDDTVAAVREQIGEGRAICGLSGGVDSAVAAALVQRAIGDRLTCVFVDLGLLRSGEREQVEKDFVAATGANLHVVDARDRFLGALAGVTDPEEKRKIIGREFIRVFEAATAEVAAEEHVGFLVQGTLYPDVVESGGGSGTATIKSHHNVGGLPDDIEFALVEPLRALFKDEVRTVGAELGLPEVIVNRQPFPGPGLGIRIIGEVTAERLETLRAADAIARDELTTAGLDAEIWQCPVVLLADVRSVGVQGDGRTYGHPIVLRPVSSEDAMTADWTRLPYDVLERISTRITNEVAEVNRVVLDVTSKPPGTIEWE; encoded by the coding sequence GTGGAGACGCCGACCGTCCTTGTCGTGGACTACGGAGCCCAGTACGCGCAGCTGATCGCCCGCCGCGTGCGGGAGGCCGACGTGTACTCCGAGATCGTGCCGGCGAGCACGCCGGTCTCCGAGATCGTGGCGAGGAACCCGGCCGCGGTGATCCTCTCCGGCGGTCCGGCGAGTGTCTACGCCGACGACGCTCCCGCCGTCGACGGCGCGCTGTTCTCCGCGGGTATCCCGGTGCTCGGGCTCTGCTACGGCTTCCAGGCGATGGCCCGTGCGCTCGGCGGCGAGGTCGCGCACGACGGGACCCGCGAGTACGGGCGCACCGAGCTGAACCTCACCGGCACCACCGGCACGCTGCACGGCGGGCTGCCCGCGAAGCACCCGGTGTGGATGAGCCACGGCGACTCGGTCGTCGCCGCGCCGGAGGGCTTCACCGTCACCGCGTCCTCGGACAGGGTCGCGGTCGCGGCGTTCGAGGACACCGACCGGCGCCTGGCCGGCGTGCAGTACCACCCGGAGGTCGGACACTCCCCGCACGGGCAGGAGGTGCTGCGCCGGTTCCTGCACGACGTCGCGGGCATCGCGCCGAGCTGGACCACCGCCTCGATCATCGACGACACCGTCGCCGCGGTCCGCGAGCAGATCGGGGAGGGCCGGGCGATCTGCGGCCTGTCCGGCGGGGTCGACTCCGCGGTCGCCGCCGCGCTCGTGCAGCGGGCCATCGGGGACCGTCTGACGTGCGTGTTCGTCGACCTCGGGCTGCTGCGCTCCGGCGAGCGCGAGCAGGTGGAGAAGGACTTCGTCGCCGCGACGGGCGCGAACCTGCACGTCGTCGACGCCCGTGACCGGTTCCTCGGCGCGCTCGCCGGGGTGACCGACCCGGAGGAGAAGCGCAAGATCATCGGCCGGGAGTTCATCCGGGTGTTCGAGGCCGCCACGGCAGAGGTCGCGGCGGAGGAGCATGTCGGGTTCCTGGTGCAGGGGACGCTCTACCCCGACGTCGTGGAGTCCGGGGGCGGGTCCGGGACGGCGACGATCAAGAGCCACCACAACGTCGGCGGTCTGCCGGACGACATCGAGTTCGCCCTGGTCGAGCCGCTGCGGGCGTTGTTCAAGGACGAGGTCCGCACCGTCGGCGCCGAGCTCGGGCTGCCCGAGGTGATCGTCAACCGGCAGCCGTTCCCCGGTCCGGGGCTCGGCATCCGGATCATCGGCGAGGTCACCGCGGAGCGGTTGGAGACGCTGCGCGCGGCGGACGCGATCGCCCGCGACGAACTCACCACGGCCGGACTGGACGCCGAGATCTGGCAGTGCCCGGTGGTGCTGCTGGCCGACGTCCGCAGTGTCGGCGTGCAGGGCGACGGCCGGACCTACGGGCACCCGATCGTGCTGCGCCCGGTCAGCTCCGAGGACGCGATGACCGCGGACTGGACCCGCCTGCCCTACGACGTCCTGGAGCGGATCTCCACCCGGATCACGAACGAGGTGGCCGAGGTCAACCGCGTGGTCCTCGACGTGACGAGCAAGCCCCCGGGCACCATCGAGTGGGAGTGA
- a CDS encoding thermonuclease family protein — protein MARKSVLVAAVVVAGLGLAGCGSAGAAPASRPASTPVSAASGSTGTADDASGIARPVAGVGAETVRVVRVVDGDTFDIGGGERVRVLGIDSCEAGTPGGTRASDDAGDLLAGRTVVLTREQGVDRDPSDRLLRYVATRDGDLGRLMAARDHTAVFDGRNDADGSYLSDLRERDRDGRDCGDSGSAGSTFGPGYTYGGHDRSYEWSGDTWSHSDRSHNDWSHDGYDHDWSDDHPRPTHPSTPPTTPTTPSDPSTGPSLPNLPGLPSLPGVPGLPSIPGLPSIPGLPGTGTGTGGSTGSGTGNGTGTGGATGTGTGTGTGSGSTGSTSPGGTPTS, from the coding sequence ATGGCCCGAAAATCCGTCCTCGTCGCGGCGGTCGTCGTGGCCGGCCTCGGTCTGGCCGGCTGCGGCTCCGCCGGTGCCGCACCCGCGTCCCGGCCGGCCTCGACGCCGGTGTCGGCGGCGTCGGGGTCCACCGGCACGGCGGACGACGCCTCGGGCATCGCCCGCCCGGTCGCCGGGGTCGGCGCCGAGACCGTGCGCGTGGTCCGGGTCGTCGACGGCGACACCTTCGACATCGGCGGCGGAGAGCGCGTCCGGGTGCTCGGGATCGACTCGTGCGAGGCGGGGACCCCCGGTGGCACGCGGGCGTCCGACGACGCCGGGGACCTGCTCGCCGGCCGCACCGTCGTCCTCACCCGGGAGCAGGGTGTGGACCGCGACCCGAGCGACCGGCTGCTGCGCTACGTCGCGACCCGCGACGGCGACCTCGGCCGGCTGATGGCCGCGCGCGACCACACCGCGGTGTTCGACGGCCGCAACGACGCCGACGGGTCCTACCTCTCCGACCTGCGTGAACGCGACCGCGACGGCCGCGACTGCGGTGACTCCGGCTCCGCGGGGTCGACGTTCGGGCCGGGCTACACCTACGGCGGCCACGACAGGTCCTACGAGTGGTCCGGCGACACGTGGTCGCACAGCGATCGGTCGCACAACGACTGGTCCCACGACGGCTACGACCACGACTGGTCCGACGACCACCCGCGCCCGACCCACCCGTCGACGCCGCCGACCACGCCCACGACGCCGTCGGATCCCTCGACCGGACCGTCGCTGCCGAACCTGCCCGGACTCCCGAGCCTGCCGGGCGTCCCCGGGCTCCCGAGCATTCCCGGACTCCCGAGCATCCCCGGGCTCCCCGGCACGGGGACGGGCACGGGCGGATCCACCGGAAGCGGTACAGGAAACGGGACCGGGACCGGCGGGGCGACCGGGACGGGCACAGGGACCGGCACCGGATCGGGCTCCACCGGCAGCACGTCGCCCGGCGGCACCCCGACCTCCTGA
- a CDS encoding PspC domain-containing protein, whose protein sequence is MGSSTARARAELHDMWRTRPSRPRDDRKVAGVASAIGRRYDVDPVLVRIAFVVAAFYGPGIPLYLAGCAALPDAGSPHRPGRGQAAALTVTVLVASAAVVSALLFLGADGGWFLPMLASLGLLVALHVTRGRRGPAGRAVDGGPAGPDTPATAHHTGPTALVDPAGGHDRPAPAGPPGTGGDATAPVASDTAADGDGAAPARADAVAPPPAPPSWDPLGAAPFAWDLPEPGPEPAPPLPPRSRLTPITLGIALVASGIVAVLALTAPGLFGVAAVPATALAVVGVGLVVGAFRHVGRWLIPFALVLAAATWLAAAVPWADLDDGVGDLTAAPQTAAQVATEYRRGAGDITLDLRGLDLTATPGVPVTPVRTSAQLGVGTVTVLVPPGADLVARGDVGVGDISLDGRAVDGAPVSTTVNDPGSDGPGGRPIELDLHAEVGSVVVTRG, encoded by the coding sequence GTGGGGAGCTCGACGGCGCGGGCACGGGCGGAGCTGCACGACATGTGGCGGACCCGCCCGTCCCGGCCGCGCGACGACCGCAAGGTCGCCGGCGTGGCGTCGGCGATCGGGCGTCGCTACGACGTCGACCCGGTCCTGGTGCGGATCGCGTTCGTCGTCGCCGCGTTCTACGGCCCCGGTATCCCGCTCTACCTCGCCGGGTGCGCCGCGCTCCCGGACGCCGGGTCGCCGCACCGTCCGGGACGCGGGCAGGCGGCGGCCCTGACGGTCACCGTCCTGGTCGCGTCGGCCGCCGTCGTCTCCGCACTGCTGTTCCTCGGCGCCGACGGGGGCTGGTTCCTGCCGATGCTGGCCAGCCTGGGCCTGCTGGTCGCGCTGCACGTGACGCGCGGGCGTCGCGGCCCGGCCGGGCGTGCCGTCGACGGCGGGCCGGCCGGTCCGGACACCCCGGCGACGGCCCACCACACGGGCCCCACCGCGCTCGTCGACCCGGCCGGCGGTCACGACCGTCCGGCGCCCGCCGGCCCGCCCGGGACCGGCGGTGACGCCACCGCCCCGGTCGCGAGCGACACCGCCGCCGACGGTGACGGCGCAGCCCCGGCGCGGGCCGACGCGGTCGCGCCCCCGCCCGCTCCCCCGTCCTGGGACCCGCTCGGCGCCGCCCCCTTCGCCTGGGACCTGCCGGAACCGGGCCCCGAGCCGGCCCCGCCCCTGCCGCCGCGGTCACGGCTCACCCCGATCACGCTCGGCATCGCACTCGTCGCCTCGGGCATCGTCGCGGTCCTCGCGCTGACCGCACCGGGCCTGTTCGGCGTGGCCGCGGTCCCGGCGACCGCGCTCGCGGTGGTCGGTGTCGGGCTCGTGGTCGGGGCGTTCCGCCACGTCGGACGGTGGCTGATCCCGTTCGCCCTCGTGCTCGCCGCGGCGACGTGGCTGGCCGCCGCCGTCCCCTGGGCCGATCTGGACGACGGGGTCGGTGATCTCACCGCCGCGCCGCAGACGGCGGCCCAGGTCGCCACCGAGTACCGCCGTGGCGCCGGCGACATCACCCTCGACCTGCGAGGTCTCGACCTCACGGCGACGCCCGGCGTCCCGGTGACCCCGGTCCGCACGTCGGCGCAGCTCGGCGTCGGGACGGTGACGGTGCTCGTCCCGCCCGGTGCGGACCTGGTGGCCCGCGGCGACGTCGGGGTCGGCGACATCTCGCTGGACGGCCGGGCCGTCGACGGTGCCCCGGTCTCGACGACCGTGAACGACCCCGGCTCGGACGGTCCGGGCGGACGTCCGATCGAGCTCGACCTGCACGCCGAGGTCGGCTCCGTGGTGGTGACCCGTGGCTGA
- a CDS encoding ABC transporter substrate-binding protein: MNPPDPRARVTAASVMGGGRPFVDATGTSVPLGGPVRTVLATDESVGALLVELGANLVGCAGSLDGVASVGEARSPDPAAVAKLRPSVIVTGAVGRTHDLADPAVVTALRKVAPVVAVDLDSPASAAADLRALLGPVQPPGSRSLGRHEDPSSA; encoded by the coding sequence ATGAACCCGCCCGATCCCCGCGCCCGGGTCACCGCCGCCTCGGTGATGGGCGGCGGACGCCCGTTCGTCGACGCGACCGGGACCTCGGTCCCGCTGGGTGGCCCGGTCCGGACGGTGCTCGCCACCGACGAGTCGGTCGGGGCGCTCCTGGTCGAGCTGGGCGCGAACCTCGTCGGCTGCGCCGGGTCGCTGGACGGCGTGGCCTCGGTGGGCGAGGCCCGCTCACCCGACCCCGCCGCAGTCGCGAAGCTCCGGCCGAGCGTGATCGTCACCGGCGCGGTGGGCCGGACCCACGACCTCGCCGACCCCGCCGTGGTGACGGCCCTGCGCAAGGTCGCCCCGGTCGTCGCCGTGGACCTCGACAGCCCCGCCTCGGCCGCCGCCGACCTGCGCGCCCTGCTCGGCCCCGTCCAGCCGCCCGGGAGCCGATCCCTCGGCCGCCACGAGGACCCCTCCTCCGCCTGA
- a CDS encoding ATP-binding protein, giving the protein MSVPQAQRSPRQGHPQQGPPQQGSVQQGPVRAPLARRRSGRIVAGVAGGVADHLGVDVRWVRAGFVLLAVIGWSGVLAYALLWIFVRQEITPVERTIGRSERQQAVGLAALGLGVGLALAAAGNGVVSWIAGPLGVAAVGAAVVWREADEAQRRRWAHGARGVTAGGGTAVARTVVGAVLVAGGLAVFLLGNVNLDQVRFGLLAAFATLLGVAVLTVPWWVRLVRDLGEERRARIVGAERAEIAAHLHDSVLQTLALIQRQASSPREVQRLARGQERELRAWLYGPNGYGRDPSERDPEASGRLSAALTEAAAEVEDTYAVTVNPVVVGDATMDGDLRALVLAAREAMVNAAKHAGVDEVSVYAEVEDEDEVNVFVRDRGSGFDPDAVAEDRHGLADSVHTRMRRHGGTVRLRSAPGEGTEVRLTMPVHREQAAAPPARQESGAGAETQEGTR; this is encoded by the coding sequence GTGAGCGTTCCGCAGGCACAACGGTCTCCCCGGCAGGGACACCCGCAGCAGGGACCCCCGCAGCAAGGGTCCGTGCAGCAGGGGCCCGTGCGGGCCCCGCTGGCACGGCGCCGATCCGGGCGGATCGTGGCCGGTGTCGCGGGCGGCGTCGCCGACCACCTGGGCGTCGACGTCCGATGGGTGCGCGCCGGGTTCGTGCTGCTGGCCGTCATCGGCTGGTCCGGGGTGCTCGCCTACGCCCTGCTGTGGATCTTCGTGCGGCAGGAGATCACCCCGGTCGAGCGGACGATCGGCCGGTCCGAACGCCAGCAGGCGGTCGGGCTGGCCGCGCTCGGGCTCGGGGTCGGCCTCGCCCTGGCCGCGGCCGGCAACGGGGTCGTCAGCTGGATCGCCGGCCCGCTCGGCGTGGCGGCGGTCGGTGCGGCCGTCGTCTGGCGCGAGGCCGACGAGGCCCAGCGACGCCGGTGGGCGCACGGCGCCCGCGGCGTGACGGCGGGAGGCGGGACGGCGGTGGCCCGCACCGTGGTCGGAGCGGTGCTGGTCGCCGGCGGGCTCGCGGTGTTCCTGCTCGGCAACGTCAACCTCGACCAGGTCCGGTTCGGTCTGCTGGCCGCGTTCGCGACCCTGCTCGGTGTCGCCGTGCTGACCGTGCCCTGGTGGGTGCGGCTGGTCCGCGACCTCGGTGAGGAGCGCCGCGCCCGGATCGTCGGCGCCGAGCGGGCCGAGATCGCGGCGCACCTGCACGACTCGGTGCTGCAGACGCTCGCCCTGATCCAGCGCCAGGCGTCGTCGCCGCGGGAGGTGCAGCGTCTGGCCCGCGGCCAGGAACGGGAGCTGCGCGCCTGGCTCTACGGTCCGAACGGCTACGGCAGGGACCCGTCCGAACGCGACCCGGAGGCGTCCGGGCGGCTGTCGGCGGCACTGACCGAGGCCGCCGCCGAGGTCGAGGACACCTACGCGGTGACGGTCAACCCGGTCGTCGTCGGCGACGCGACGATGGACGGCGACCTGCGCGCGCTGGTCCTGGCGGCCCGGGAGGCGATGGTCAACGCGGCCAAGCACGCCGGGGTGGACGAGGTCAGCGTGTACGCCGAGGTCGAAGACGAGGACGAGGTGAACGTGTTCGTCCGCGACCGCGGTTCGGGGTTCGACCCGGACGCCGTCGCCGAGGACCGGCACGGGCTCGCCGACTCGGTGCACACCAGGATGCGCCGCCACGGCGGTACGGTCCGGCTGCGCAGCGCGCCGGGTGAGGGCACCGAGGTGCGGTTGACGATGCCCGTTCACCGGGAACAGGCGGCGGCCCCGCCTGCACGTCAGGAGTCCGGGGCCGGCGCGGAGACGCAGGAGGGCACGAGATGA
- a CDS encoding chorismate mutase, which translates to MTTPAPDPLTSQAPSDASDLPPVPTTEEEIDELRREIDRLDAEILSAIQRRTEVSKRIGATRMASGGPRIVYSREMAVLDRFADLGVEGRELAMMLLRLGRGRLGGR; encoded by the coding sequence ATGACCACCCCCGCACCGGACCCGCTGACCTCGCAGGCACCCTCGGACGCCTCCGACCTGCCCCCGGTCCCCACGACCGAGGAGGAGATCGACGAGCTGCGTCGCGAGATCGACCGCCTCGACGCCGAGATCCTGTCGGCGATCCAGCGCCGCACCGAGGTCTCGAAACGGATCGGCGCGACGCGGATGGCGTCCGGCGGGCCGCGGATCGTCTACAGCCGCGAGATGGCGGTGCTGGACCGGTTCGCCGACCTGGGCGTCGAGGGTCGCGAGCTGGCGATGATGCTGCTGCGTCTGGGCCGGGGACGGCTCGGCGGGCGCTGA
- a CDS encoding UvrD-helicase domain-containing protein: MSALFELPAQDTGATSAGTAPTTSRGRALLEGLNPRQSEAVTHAGAPLLIVAGAGSGKTRVLTHRIGWLLAERGVHPGEIMSITFTNKAAAEMKERVDALVGRRSAAMWVSTFHSMCVRILRREAKHLGVRSAFSVYDADDSRRLIGIVGRDLELDPKKFAPRALAAQISNLKNELLSPDDASERAGTEHERRIAEVYGVYQARLRQANAFDFDDLIMETVSLLQRMPAVAEYYRRRFRHVLVDEYQDTNHAQYELVRQLVAPATERAQPAELCVVGDSDQSIYAFRGASIRNIVEFEQDFPNARTILLEQNYRSTQTILTAANAVIARNTERRDKRLWSDQGDGEKMIGYVADNEHDEASFVASEIDRLVDSGEYRNSDIAIFYRTNAQSRVFEDVFLRVGMPYKVVGGVRFYERREIRDALAYLRVLSNADDTVSLRRILNVPKRGIGDRAESVVADLAERERISFAAALRIAAEEPDRAPALATRSQKNIAGFVRMIDELREMVERGDDTSEILETIYARTGYVEELQASEDPQDGTRMDNLAELVTVAREFAGDAAVADLAALSTDPDAADRAAAAAERAQEEWAQEERGQERAGAAGTAEDDDADAGAPPPGSLAAFLERVALVADADSIPDDDSGMVTLMTLHTAKGLEFPVVFLTGWEDGIFPHLRTLGDPKELAEERRLAYVGITRARERLFLSRAIVRSAFGQPSTNPASRFLDEVPPELVDWRRTEPERPSAPVGRFGFGQRRGSGDRGDWKVPERTMNATISLDVGDRVNHDKYGLGTVIASDGVGQRATVTIDFGSSGTVRLMLIGGVPLTKL, from the coding sequence ATGAGTGCGCTGTTCGAACTCCCCGCCCAGGACACCGGTGCGACCTCCGCCGGGACCGCACCGACGACCTCCCGTGGCCGTGCGCTGCTGGAGGGCCTCAACCCGCGGCAGAGCGAGGCCGTCACCCACGCCGGTGCGCCGTTGCTGATCGTGGCCGGGGCCGGGTCGGGCAAGACGCGGGTGCTCACCCACCGGATCGGCTGGCTGCTGGCCGAACGCGGGGTGCACCCGGGCGAGATCATGTCGATCACGTTCACGAACAAGGCCGCCGCGGAGATGAAGGAGCGGGTGGACGCGCTCGTCGGGCGCCGCTCGGCGGCGATGTGGGTCTCCACGTTCCACTCCATGTGCGTGCGGATCTTGCGCCGCGAGGCCAAGCACCTGGGCGTACGCAGCGCGTTCTCGGTCTACGACGCGGACGACTCGCGCCGTCTGATCGGGATCGTCGGCCGGGACCTGGAGCTGGACCCGAAGAAGTTCGCCCCCCGGGCACTGGCCGCGCAGATCTCGAACCTGAAGAACGAGCTGCTCTCCCCGGACGACGCCTCCGAGCGCGCCGGCACCGAGCACGAGCGCCGGATCGCCGAGGTCTACGGCGTCTACCAGGCCCGGCTGCGCCAGGCGAACGCGTTCGACTTCGACGACCTGATCATGGAGACGGTCTCGCTGCTGCAGCGGATGCCGGCCGTCGCCGAGTACTACCGCCGCCGGTTCCGCCACGTGCTCGTCGACGAGTACCAGGACACCAACCACGCCCAGTACGAGCTGGTCCGCCAGCTCGTCGCACCGGCGACCGAGCGTGCCCAGCCGGCCGAGCTGTGCGTGGTCGGCGACTCCGACCAGTCGATCTACGCGTTCCGCGGCGCGAGCATCCGCAACATCGTGGAGTTCGAGCAGGACTTCCCGAACGCGCGCACGATCCTGCTCGAGCAGAACTACCGCTCCACCCAGACGATCCTGACCGCGGCGAACGCGGTGATCGCGCGCAACACCGAGCGCCGGGACAAGCGGCTGTGGTCCGATCAGGGCGACGGCGAGAAGATGATCGGCTACGTCGCCGACAACGAGCACGACGAGGCCTCGTTCGTCGCCTCCGAGATCGACCGGCTGGTCGACTCCGGGGAGTACCGCAACTCCGACATCGCGATCTTCTACCGCACCAACGCCCAGTCCCGGGTGTTCGAGGACGTGTTCCTGCGCGTCGGGATGCCCTACAAGGTCGTCGGTGGCGTCCGGTTCTACGAGCGCCGCGAGATCCGGGACGCGCTGGCGTACCTGCGGGTGCTCTCCAACGCCGACGACACGGTGAGCCTGCGCCGGATCCTGAACGTCCCCAAGCGGGGGATCGGCGACCGCGCGGAGTCGGTCGTGGCGGACCTGGCCGAGCGCGAGCGGATCTCCTTCGCCGCGGCGCTGCGGATCGCGGCCGAGGAGCCCGACCGCGCACCCGCCCTGGCCACCCGGTCGCAGAAGAACATCGCCGGGTTCGTCCGGATGATCGACGAGCTGCGCGAGATGGTCGAGCGCGGCGACGACACGTCGGAGATCCTGGAGACGATCTACGCCCGCACCGGCTACGTCGAGGAGCTGCAGGCCAGCGAGGACCCGCAGGACGGGACCCGGATGGACAACCTGGCCGAGCTCGTCACGGTGGCCCGGGAGTTCGCCGGCGACGCCGCGGTGGCCGACCTCGCCGCGCTCTCGACCGACCCCGACGCCGCCGACCGCGCCGCGGCGGCCGCGGAGCGGGCCCAGGAGGAGTGGGCCCAGGAGGAGCGGGGACAGGAGCGGGCCGGGGCCGCGGGCACCGCGGAGGACGACGACGCCGACGCCGGCGCGCCCCCACCGGGCTCGCTGGCCGCGTTCCTGGAGCGGGTCGCGCTCGTCGCCGACGCCGACTCCATCCCGGACGACGACTCCGGCATGGTCACGCTGATGACCCTGCACACGGCGAAGGGCCTGGAGTTCCCGGTCGTGTTCCTCACCGGCTGGGAGGACGGGATCTTCCCGCACCTGCGCACGCTGGGGGACCCGAAGGAGCTCGCCGAGGAACGGCGCCTGGCCTACGTCGGGATCACCCGGGCCCGCGAGCGGCTGTTCCTGTCCCGGGCGATCGTCCGCTCGGCGTTCGGCCAGCCCTCGACGAACCCGGCGTCGCGGTTCCTCGACGAGGTCCCGCCCGAGCTCGTGGACTGGCGGCGGACGGAGCCCGAGCGCCCGTCCGCCCCGGTCGGCCGGTTCGGTTTCGGGCAGCGGCGCGGCAGCGGCGACCGCGGGGACTGGAAGGTCCCCGAGCGCACGATGAACGCGACGATCTCGCTCGACGTCGGCGACCGGGTCAACCACGACAAGTACGGCCTGGGCACGGTGATCGCCTCGGACGGCGTCGGCCAGCGCGCCACCGTCACGATCGACTTCGGCAGCTCCGGCACGGTGCGGCTGATGCTGATCGGCGGGGTCCCGCTCACGAAGCTCTGA
- a CDS encoding LuxR C-terminal-related transcriptional regulator has translation MSDDTRTPSEAGPAPDTAIRVFLVDDHALFRSGVRAELDRGDGGEPEVVVAGEAGSVDEAVAGIGHLRPDVVLLDVHMPDGGGAEVLRRVRAAGAGGGAQAGASVQPVFLALSVSDAAEDVITVIRAGARGYVTKTISAQELADAVRRVRAGDAVFSPRLAGFVLDAFSDRPGAAPPIDPELDQLTRRERDVLRLLARGYSYKEIGGELFISVKTVETHVSSVLRKTQTSNRYELSRWATDRRLV, from the coding sequence ATGAGCGACGACACGAGGACCCCGTCGGAGGCCGGACCGGCCCCGGACACCGCGATCCGCGTCTTCCTGGTCGACGACCACGCCCTGTTCCGCTCCGGCGTGCGCGCCGAGCTCGACCGCGGCGACGGCGGCGAGCCCGAGGTCGTGGTGGCCGGCGAGGCGGGCTCGGTGGACGAGGCGGTGGCCGGGATCGGGCACCTGCGCCCGGACGTCGTGCTGCTCGACGTCCACATGCCCGACGGCGGCGGCGCCGAGGTGCTCCGCCGGGTGCGTGCCGCCGGGGCCGGGGGCGGGGCGCAGGCGGGGGCGTCTGTGCAGCCGGTGTTCCTCGCGCTGAGCGTCTCCGACGCCGCCGAGGACGTCATCACCGTGATCCGGGCCGGGGCCCGCGGCTACGTCACGAAAACGATCTCCGCCCAGGAGCTCGCGGACGCGGTGCGCCGGGTGCGGGCGGGCGACGCCGTGTTCTCCCCGCGCCTGGCCGGGTTCGTCCTGGACGCGTTCTCCGACCGCCCGGGCGCGGCTCCGCCGATCGACCCGGAGCTGGACCAGCTGACCCGCCGCGAACGCGACGTGCTCCGGCTGCTCGCCCGCGGCTACTCCTACAAGGAGATCGGCGGGGAGCTGTTCATCTCGGTGAAGACCGTCGAGACGCACGTGTCCAGCGTCCTGCGCAAGACACAGACGTCGAACCGCTACGAGCTGTCCCGCTGGGCCACCGACCGCAGGCTCGTGTAG